Proteins from a genomic interval of Acomys russatus chromosome 19, mAcoRus1.1, whole genome shotgun sequence:
- the LOC127203745 gene encoding LOW QUALITY PROTEIN: zinc finger protein 235-like (The sequence of the model RefSeq protein was modified relative to this genomic sequence to represent the inferred CDS: inserted 1 base in 1 codon), protein MTKSQEAVTFMDVAMVFSEEELGLLDAAQRKLYHDVMLETFRNLLSVGGQSAKKMGTLHAAGLRCLSLGRPPCWQMXVIKLARTPEAEINTQGKGPHFLEQCHASCHTGAEETPQASEGDGCVESLTRDPSSITESREFLSGRAQSSRSKTHLGKRQNHQKQCPQPPVTNKPGLLPPGVDIQSFTSHRDNNTLHKRDKAHSNGDCGEVIYPVSPLTQHHVYTERKASQCSQGRQAFIESPSLELHQQVFLKEKSSVPSTHEDSGHSSRVPIQQSAPPGKKRYWCPECGKGFSQSSNLQTHRRVHTGEKPYSCGDCGKGFRSSTSLGTHQRVHTGEKPYRCDKCDKGFSLSSKLDLHQRVHTGEKPYKCEVCGKGLSSVSSFQRHQGTHTGEKPFCCGVCEKRFSLSSNFQAHQRVHSGEKPYRCDTCGKRFTWSVSLHSHQSVHTGGGEKPYKCEECGKGFCHAKTLKSHQRVHTGEKPFRCSVCQIQFSQASHLQAHQRVHTGEKPFKCEACGKAFVRRATLRVHLTVHTGEKPFKCSACQKRFSKATDLKCYQRVHTGEKPFKCEECGKGFRWSPALRAHRRVHTGEKPYTCQQCGKGFCHASYFHVHQRVHTGERPYICGICCKGFSQRSHLVNHQRVHTAGNL, encoded by the exons atGACCAAGTCACAG GAGGCAGTGACGTTCATGGACGTGGCCATGGTCTtcagtgaggaggagctggggctgcTGGATGCTGCCCAGAGGAAGCTGTACCATgacgtgatgctggagaccttCAGGAACCTTCTGTCAGTGG GAGGCCAGAGCGCAAAGAAGATGGGGACTCTTCATGCAGCAGGATTGAGGTGCCTTTCACTGGGGCGGCCTCCATGCTGGCAAA ACGTCATCAAGCTGGCCAGAACTccagaagctgaaataaacactcAAGGAAAGGGTCCTCACTTCCTAGAGCAATGCCACGCCTCCTGCCACACGGGAGCAGAAGAGACTCCCCAGGCCTCTGAGGGTGATGGCTGTGTTGAGAGTCTCACAAGAGACCCATCCAGCATTACTGAAAGTCGGGAATTTCTCTCTGGGAGAGCTCAGAGTTCTCGGAGTAAAACACATCTTGGCAAGAGACAGAATCATCAGAAACAGTGTCCGCAGCCTCCAGTGACAAACAAGCCAGGGCTGTTACCCCCTGGTGTTGATATTCAGAGTTTCACTTCCCACCGTGATAACAATACCCTGCATAAGAGAGACAAAGCCCACAGCAATGGTGACTGTGGTGAAGTCATCTATCCTGTGTCACCCCTCACTCAGCATCATGTTTACACAGAACGGAAGGCCTCCCAGTGCAGCCAGGGCCGGCAAGCCTTCATTGAGAGCCCCAGTCTGGAACTCCATCAGcaagtctttttaaaagagaagtcaTCTGTACCTAGTACACACGAGGACAGCGGCCATAGCTCCCGTGTCCCCATTCAACAAAGTGCTCCTCCAGGAAAAAAGCGCTACTGGTGTCCTGAGTGTGGCAAGGGTTTCAGTCAGAGCTCAAATCTGCAGACTCACCGGAGAGTGCACACGGGGGAGAAGCCCTACAG CTGCGGGGACTGTGGCAAAGGTTTCCGTTCCAGCACGAGCCTTGGCACCCACCAGAGAgtccacactggggagaagccgtACAGGTGCGACAAATGTGACAAGGGTTTCAGCTTGAGTTCCAAACTTGACCTCCATCAGCGggtccacacaggagagaagccataTAAATGTGAAGTGTGTGGGAAGGGTTTAAGTTCAGTCTCAAGCTTCCAAAGACACCAGGGGacccacacaggagagaagccattCTGCTGCGGCGTGTGTGAGAAGCGCTTCAGTTTGAGCTCAAATTTTCAAGCCCACCAGAGAGTCCACTCTGGGGAGAAACCGTACAGATGTGACACGTGTGGGAAGCGTTTCACCTGGAGCGTGAGCCTTCACAGTCACCAGAGCGtccacacgggggggggggagaaacccTATAAATGCGAGGAGTGTGGGAAAGGCTTCTGTCATGCCAAAACCCTGAAGAGCCATCAGCGCGTCCATACCGGCGAGAAACCGTTCAGATGCAGCGTGTGCCAGATACAGTTCAGTCAGGCCTCGCACCTCCAGGCCCACCAGAGGGTGCACACGGGGGAGAAGCCGTTCAAGTGTGAGgcgtgtgggaaagcctttgtcCGCAGAGCCACTCTCCGAGTCCACCTGACAGTTCACACTGGGGAAAAGCCGTTCAAATGCAGTGCTTGCCAGAAGCGGTTCAGTAAGGCCACAGACCTCAAATGCTACCAGAGGGTGCACACGGGGGAGAAGCCGTTcaagtgtgaggagtgtgggaagGGATTCAGGTGGAGCCCGGCTCTTCGTGCTCACCGGAGGGTCCACACGGGAGAGAAACCCTACACGTGTCAGCAGTGCGGGAAGGGCTTCTGTCACGCCTCGTACTTCCACGTGCACCAGAGGGTCCACACCGGGGAGAGACCCTACATCTGCGGTATCTGCTGTAAGGGCTTCAGTCAGAGATCACATCTCGTCAACCACCAGAGGGTCCACACCGCAGGGAACCTCTAG
- the LOC127203220 gene encoding poliovirus receptor-like codes for MTASSKEWPQAPSVEMPQKDSRKSKDFQETWKIQKLIQTPERTWGLTTPAQEACHSRAPPGLKQSAPSSLRDQTLPRSCRDPCGPRRPSPPPLNRMAHSTRPSLSRVSRMLLSALLLLPFYCAPGRASAIVAVQVLPNATGFLGESVNLYCSLASENDTKISQITWMRKMPDGNSRPVAVFSPTKGPSIPESERVRFLSAKLQEDLRNGSLSISHLRAEDEGSYECHFTTFPTGSKGDAVRLQVLGKCWGEEKEPPGPGGAWNCLWTSLVMVLAARPKNTAEVLNPNSTSRLQDVAKCVSSGGRPPARITWSSPVNGTIREIQKEGPEPGTTTVISSIAMEPTSQEESMNIICRVEHQSLQEPDMLNMTLTLNYAPKVSISGYDNLHIGLTDVVLTCEGRSKPEPISYEWSTTTGPLPTSAEPQGNRLRIATLDGLNNTIIVCNVTNALGSRQAQVTILLKGKRCPQKRRGESIQGGPQGWNMSEDGGKSEVTDFTSPENHEMPKESSLGARFIGIIIGTIGIISIIVLIIIVFWRRRRCNWGHFSERSRPKEEDKSCSVPLNGSLTQNMGTDSMSDSAAEDRTKEPESPATGTPTPIDEETSK; via the exons ATGACAGCATCGTCAAAAGAGTGGCCACAGGCGCCCAGTGTGGAAATGCCTCAGAAGGATTCAAGAAAATCCAAAGATTTCCAGGAGACCTGGAAAATTCAGAAATTAATTCAGACCCCAGAGcggacctggg GTTTGACCACGCCTGCGCAAGAGGCGTGCCACTCCCGCGCGCCGCCGGGACTCAAGCAGTCCGCTCCCAGCTCTTTGAGAGACCAGACGCTTCCGCGGAGCTGCCGGGATCCCTGTGGACCGAGAAGACCATCGCCCCCACCCCTGAACCGTATGGCCCACTCCACCCGTCCTTCCCTGTCGCGGGTGTCGCGGATGCTGCTGTcggcgctgctgctgctgccgttCTACTGCGCGCCTGGAAGAGCGA GTGCCATCGTCGCCGTGCAGGTGCTCCCCAATGCGACTGGCTTCTTGGGCGAGTCTGTAAACTTGTACTGTAGTCTGGCTTCTGAGAATGATACGAAAATCTCCCAGATAACGTGGATGAGGAAGATGCCAGATGGAAATAGCCGTCCCGTCGCCGTCTTCAGCCCCACGAAGGGGCCCAGCATCCCTGAGTCAGAGAGGGTGAGATTCTTGTCTGCCAAGCTGCAAGAGGACCTGAGAAACGGGTCTCTGTCCATCTCGCACTTGCGTGCTGAAGATGAAGGCAGTTATGAGTGCCACTTTACCACGTTCCCCACAGGAAGCAAAGGTGATGCTGTCCGGCTACAGGTGCTTGGTAAGTGTTGGGGTGAGGAGAAGGAACCCCCGGGGCCCGGAGGAGCATGGAA CTGCCTGTGGACAAGCCTGGTAATGGTTCTTGCAGCCCGACCTAAGAACACCGCAGAGGTCCTGAATCCCAACTCCACCTCAAGGCTGCAGGACGTGGCTAAATGCGTCTCCAGCGGTGGTCGCCCTCCGGCACGGATCACTTGGTCCTCGCCTGTGAACGGAACCATCCGTGAAATTCAGAAAGAAGGGCCCGAGCCGGGCACCACAACAGTCATCAGCTCCATCGCCATGGAACCCACGAGCCAGGAAGAGAGCATGAACATCATCTGCAGGGTGGAGCATCAAAGCCTCCAGGAGCCTGACATGCTGAATATGACCCTCACCCTAAACT ACGCACCCAAGGTGTCCATTTCTGGCTATGACAACTTGCACATTGGCCTCACTGACGTGGTCCTGACCTGTGAAGGTCGCAGCAAACCAGAGCCCATCAGCTATGAGTGGAGCAC GACCACAGGTCCCCTGCCCACCTCCGCTGAGCCCCAGGGCAACCGGCTCCGAATCGCCACCTTGGATGGTCTCAATAACACCATCATTGTGTGCAACGTCACCAACGCCCTAGGGTCCAGGCAGGCCCAAGTGACCATCCTACTTAAAGGTAAGCgctgtcctcagaaaaggaggggggagagtaTACAGGGTGGCCCGCAGGGATGGAATATGTCTGAGGATGGTGGCAAATCAGAGGTCACAGACTTTACCAGCCCAG AGAACCACGAGATGCCCAAAGAATCAAGCTTAGGCGCACGGTTTATTGGCATCATCATTGGCACCATCGGCATCATCAGCATCATCGTCCTCATTATAATAGTGTTCTGGAGACGACGAAGATGCAATTGGG GTCATTTTTCGGAGCGGTCCAGGCCCAAAGAGGAAGAT AAATCCTGCTCTGTACCTCTGAACGGCAGCCTTACCCAGAACATGGGGACAGACAGTATGAGTGACAGTGCCGCGGAAGACAGAACCAAGGAGCCCGAGTCCCCAGCAACTGGAACCCCAACTCCAATAGATGAAGAAACCTCTAAATAG